The Staphylococcus sp. 17KM0847 DNA segment GGGGTATGTCTTACAACAAATTGCACTCTTTCCACATATGTCGATTCGTGATAATATCGCTCAAGTTCCATTGATGAGAAAGTGGAATAAGCAAGATATTGATCATAGAGTGGATACATTATTAGAAATGGTTGGATTAGAGCCTAAACAATTTCGTGATCGTATGCCGAGTGAATTATCAGGGGGTCAACGTCAACGTGTTGGTGTTGTACGTGCATTAGCCGCAGACCCACCTGTGATTTTGATGGATGAACCGTTTAGCGCACTTGATCCTATTACGAGAGAAAAGTTACAAGATGATCTGTTAATCTTACAAAGCCAAATTAAAAAAACAATTGTTTTTGTGACACACGATATTGAAGAGGCATTTAAGTTGGGAGATCGTATTTGTTTATTAAATAAAGGTCATATTGAACAAATTGGGACACCTAATGATTTTATCAAATATCCTAAAAATGAATTTGTACGTCAATTTATTGGTGATTTAACAAGTGTGGCGCTCAATCATTTCTCACTTGGAAAAATAGCAGAATTGACAGGTCAAAAAATTATGGATGAAGTGCAATATCAAGATCCCATTGTGCAGCATGATCAATCAGTCAGTGATGTATACCGAGAACTTGTAACACATGAAGCTGTTATTGTAGAGAGCGGAGGCGATTATTGGCGATTAACACGGCAAGATATATTCCGCTTTTTATCACGCAATCAAGTAGGTGATATGGCATGAGTACACTCTTGATGACATTAAATGAACGCAAAGAAGAATTGTTACAAGCATTGCTCACTCATGTGCAACTGTCATTTATAGCATTGCTTATTGCGGTATTAATTGGTGTACCACTGGGGATTTTATTGACAAAGACACCTAGACTGTCTGAAGGTGTGATTAATATTGCAGCGGTACTACAAACAATCCCTTCTCTAGCATTATTAGGATTGATGATTCCACTTTTTGGTATTGGAACTGTACCAGCTGTTATTGCACTCGTTGTATATGCGCTATTGCCTATTTTACGCAATACATATACAGGTATCGTTGGTGTTGATGCATCACTGATTGAAGCAGCAAAAGGTATCGGTATGAAACCTACAAGACGACTTATAAGGGTAGAGCTACCATTAGCAATGCCAGTCATTATGGCAGGTATTCGCACAGCAATGGTACTTATTGTAGGTACAGCAACACTTGCAGCATTAATCGGTGCTGGAGGTTTAGGTGACCTTATTTTACTGGGTATTGATAGAAACAATACGTCGCTCATTTTAATCGGTGCAATTCCAGCAGCATTACTTGCTATTCTATTTGATGTGATTTTACGGATATTAAGTCGTGTATCTTATCGTAAGATGTTTATAACACTTGGTATACTCTTAATTATTATGTTGAGTGTAACAATTGCGCCTATGTTAGGACAAAAAGAAGAACATATTACAATTGCTGGTAAGTTAGGAGCAGAACCGTCAATTATTACGAATATGTATAAAATTATTATTGAGCAGGAAACGGATTATACCGTTGATGTGAAAGATGGTATGGGGAAAACGACATTTTTATTTAATGCTTTAAAGGCAGATGAAATTGATGGTTATCTTGAGTTTACAGGAACTGTTTTAGGTGAGCTGACAAAAGAAACACCGAAATCTCAAGAGGAAAGTCAAGTATATAGACAAGCACGTCAAAGCCTAGAGTCGCAGTTTGATATGACTTTGTTAAAACCAATGAAATATAATAACACGTATGCTTTAGCTGTCAAACGTGACTTTGCAGAAGCAAATGATTTAAAAACCATTAGTGACCTTAAACGTATAGAAGATAAAGTGAAGCCAGGCTTTACTTTGGAATTCAATGATCGTGAAGATGGTTATCCTAAAGTACAGTCTGCATATCATTTGAACTTTAATCGAGTTAAAACGATGGAACCTAAGTTGCGTTATCAAGCGGTTGAAAAAGGTGAGATTAACTTGATTGATGCGTATTCAACGGATGCAGAATTAAAACAGTATGATATGGTTGTTTTAGAGGATGATGAACATATTTTCCCACCATATCAAGGTGCGCCACTCTTTAAACAATCGTTTGTTGAAGCACATCCAGAGGTGACAAAGGCGTTGAATCAACTTTCTGGCAAGATTTCAGATGAAGAAATGCAGGAAATGAATTATCGTGTTACTGAAAAGGGTGAACGTCCATATGATGTAGCTAAAGATTACTTGAAGTCACATCAAATTATTAAATAAAAGAGTAGCCTCAAAGTATTGAGGTATAACGTTTTTAAATATATAGAACATGATAATAAAATAGGAGCATATGACGATATTCAAACTGTATTGATATAAATAGCTGCCTATTATGATTAGAGTGGAATCATGAAATCTTTTTGAAGTATTAAGGTTTCTATTCCGCTCTTTTTTTATAAAAGCTACAATGGTATGAAATCGGGACTAGCTATTTAAGAATTAAATAGTTATAATAGTTAACATATTTCAAATGTTCAGAATATATGGAGGTATTGCTATGAAGTCACAAATTTCACAGTTACGTGCATACACACCGGGTTTATCACCTGAAGCACTCAAGAAAAAACTAGGAATTGAAGGAGAACTGCATAAACTCGCATCTAATGAAAATGTGTACGGTCCTTCTCTATTAGCCAAAGAAGCAATTCAACATAATGTGGATGATTTATATTTATATCCAGAGCCGAATGCACCGTTATTACAAGAAGCAATTGCTAAACATTATCAAGTTAAACCGGAACAAGTAGTATTTGGAGCTGGATTAGATGAAATGATTGTTATTATTTCACGGACAGTCATTCGTTCAGGTGATAAGGTCGTTACAAGTGAAGGTACGTTCGGACAATATTTCCATAATGCTGTTGTTGAAGATGCGAACTTTGTACAAGTTCCGTTAAAAGAGGGGGCATTTGATTTAGAGGGTATTGCTGAAGCAGTAGATGAGAATACGGCACTCGTATGGATTTGTAATCCTAATAACCCATCAGGAACTTATCATACACATGAAGCAATTGAAGCATTTATTCAAAAAATACCAAGCAATGTCACAATTTTGTTTGATGAAGCCTATGCAGAGTACGTCACTGCATCTGATTATCCGAATACGCTAGAACTTATGAAAAAATATAATAATATTGCGATGCTTAGAACATTTTCAAAAGCATATGGTCTTGCAGGGGTACGTATAGGCTATATTATTGCACCAGAAAAGCTGGCAGAACAGCTCAATGTTATTCGTCCACCATTTAACACGACACGTTTATCAGAGCAAGCGGCATTAGCAGCATTTCAAGATCAAGACTATTTGAAAAAGATAGTTGAGCTTAATGCACAAGAGCGTGAAAAATTTTATGATGTAAAAACACCATTCCATATCTATCCATCACAAACAAATTTTATTTTTGTGGAGACAGATGATGCAAAAGCCTTGGATAATGCTTTATTAAAAGAAGGGATCATTGCACGTGCCTTTCCAAACGGGGTACGTATTACAATTGGTTTTCCAGAACAAAATAAAGTGATTCGCAATGTTTTAACAGCATTTGGAAGTCAGACCTCTTAGAGAAATGAAGAGGTGCAATAAGAGACACTGATTGAAATTCAACCTCAAATGAGCAGGTAACGATTTTTTTAACTAGACATACCGCTAACCTAGATCCCTCTAGTGCAATGATCTTATTATAGGTGGCTACTAGCAAATTTTGCTATAATGTAGACTGAAAGATATATAAGGAGCGATACGATGAGAAAGTCAATTGGTATTGATATGGATGAGGTTTTAGCGGATACAATGGGGGCGATTTTAGAAGCGTTTAATCGTCGCACACAGTTAAATATAACAATTGAGCAAATAAAAGGGCGTAAAGTCTACGATATGTTGCCTGAACATGCATCAATCGTTCGAGATATTTTACGATCGGATGGTTTTTTTGGACGTCTTCCAGTCATTCAAGATGCACAAGAAGTGGTTCAAAAATTAACAGAACATTATGATGTCTATATTGTAACAGCTGCTATGGATGTGCCGACTTCTTTTCATGATAAATATGAATGGTTGCGAACGCATTTTCCATTTTTAGATCCACAACAATTTGTTTTTTGTGGACGAAAAAACATTGCAGCTACTGACTATTTAATCGATGATAATCCGAAACAGCTCCGTATTTTCAAGGGGAAACCACTGATGTTTAGTGCGCCACATAATTACGGTCATACAGAGTTTCAACGTTTGAATGATTGGCGAGAAGTTGAAGCTTATTTTCTAAAATAACATTAAAAGACCTTCCTACGTTTAGTAAAAACGGGAAGGTCTTTTAATGTTTAACGAATACCTTTCATGGCGCGTAGAATAATAGGAGAAATAAACAATATAATAAGGGCAACAGCTACGGCGATGCCTCCGATTAAGCCGAAGTAGTTTTGGTCTCCTAAAAGTGGTAGTAATTTAACGAGTTGTGCATTAATTGCTTGAGCAGTGGCACTTGTTAATAGCCACAGACTCATCATTTGTGCGTTGAATTTTTCTGGTGCAAGTTTAACAGCCGAACTATTACCAGTCGGCGAAATACATAATTCACCGAGTACGCAGATGAAATAAGATAAAACAATCCATAAGAAACTAATATTTGCACTTTGGTTATAAAAAATAACAGCCATCATTAAAATAAATGAAGCCCCCGCTAAAAATAGACCGATTGCAAACTTGACGGGGAGACTGGGTTCGAAACGACCAAGGCGACGCCATAGCCATGAAATAATCGGTGCAAATACAACAATAAACAATGGATTGATCGATTGAAACCATGTTACTGGGAACTCAAACGCAGCACCCAAAATGTGGAATGATAAATCTGCTTTTTCATCTGCATAAACATTTAATACGTTAGCGCCTTGTTCTTGAATAGACCAAAAGATCACACCTACGATAAATAGTGGAATAAATGCAAAGACACGGGAACGCTCTGTTTCTGTTGTGTCTTTACTTGTGAGCATCACACTAAAGTAACAAATCGGTAGTAAAACCCCTAGAATAAGTACAATGAAACTTATTAAATCAAATGTCAATGTATTGGTTAGATAAGTAATAGTCAGCAACAATAACATCAAAATAATAATGATTAATGTGAGACGTCCATATTTTTTCTTTTCAGTTACAGATAGTGGATTGGGGGCTGT contains these protein-coding regions:
- a CDS encoding ABC transporter permease/substrate-binding protein is translated as MSTLLMTLNERKEELLQALLTHVQLSFIALLIAVLIGVPLGILLTKTPRLSEGVINIAAVLQTIPSLALLGLMIPLFGIGTVPAVIALVVYALLPILRNTYTGIVGVDASLIEAAKGIGMKPTRRLIRVELPLAMPVIMAGIRTAMVLIVGTATLAALIGAGGLGDLILLGIDRNNTSLILIGAIPAALLAILFDVILRILSRVSYRKMFITLGILLIIMLSVTIAPMLGQKEEHITIAGKLGAEPSIITNMYKIIIEQETDYTVDVKDGMGKTTFLFNALKADEIDGYLEFTGTVLGELTKETPKSQEESQVYRQARQSLESQFDMTLLKPMKYNNTYALAVKRDFAEANDLKTISDLKRIEDKVKPGFTLEFNDREDGYPKVQSAYHLNFNRVKTMEPKLRYQAVEKGEINLIDAYSTDAELKQYDMVVLEDDEHIFPPYQGAPLFKQSFVEAHPEVTKALNQLSGKISDEEMQEMNYRVTEKGERPYDVAKDYLKSHQIIK
- a CDS encoding ABC transporter ATP-binding protein, with translation MIEFNNVSKRYGAKTVVDQVDLKIKEGEFFVLIGPSGSGKTTTMKMINRLIDLSEGYIYFKGKPISDYSVYEMRWDMGYVLQQIALFPHMSIRDNIAQVPLMRKWNKQDIDHRVDTLLEMVGLEPKQFRDRMPSELSGGQRQRVGVVRALAADPPVILMDEPFSALDPITREKLQDDLLILQSQIKKTIVFVTHDIEEAFKLGDRICLLNKGHIEQIGTPNDFIKYPKNEFVRQFIGDLTSVALNHFSLGKIAELTGQKIMDEVQYQDPIVQHDQSVSDVYRELVTHEAVIVESGGDYWRLTRQDIFRFLSRNQVGDMA
- a CDS encoding 5'(3')-deoxyribonucleotidase — translated: MRKSIGIDMDEVLADTMGAILEAFNRRTQLNITIEQIKGRKVYDMLPEHASIVRDILRSDGFFGRLPVIQDAQEVVQKLTEHYDVYIVTAAMDVPTSFHDKYEWLRTHFPFLDPQQFVFCGRKNIAATDYLIDDNPKQLRIFKGKPLMFSAPHNYGHTEFQRLNDWREVEAYFLK
- a CDS encoding peptide MFS transporter; translated protein: MSISSHEEAVRNIPQKGFFGHPKGLGVLYTVEFWERFSYYGMRALLIYYIYYNVAQGGLGLEKTFAQSLISIYGSLIFMTTILGGWVADRILGTRRSLVYGAILIIIGHVCLSLPFALPGLLTSMFFIIVGSGLMKPNISNIVGRLYPKGDERVDAGFVIFYMSVNMGAFVAPLILDHFRKTGHFHSGFLIAAIGMTLSLIFYLLFHRKNLGTIGTTAPNPLSVTEKKKYGRLTLIIIILMLLLLTITYLTNTLTFDLISFIVLILGVLLPICYFSVMLTSKDTTETERSRVFAFIPLFIVGVIFWSIQEQGANVLNVYADEKADLSFHILGAAFEFPVTWFQSINPLFIVVFAPIISWLWRRLGRFEPSLPVKFAIGLFLAGASFILMMAVIFYNQSANISFLWIVLSYFICVLGELCISPTGNSSAVKLAPEKFNAQMMSLWLLTSATAQAINAQLVKLLPLLGDQNYFGLIGGIAVAVALIILFISPIILRAMKGIR
- the hisC gene encoding histidinol-phosphate transaminase; translated protein: MKSQISQLRAYTPGLSPEALKKKLGIEGELHKLASNENVYGPSLLAKEAIQHNVDDLYLYPEPNAPLLQEAIAKHYQVKPEQVVFGAGLDEMIVIISRTVIRSGDKVVTSEGTFGQYFHNAVVEDANFVQVPLKEGAFDLEGIAEAVDENTALVWICNPNNPSGTYHTHEAIEAFIQKIPSNVTILFDEAYAEYVTASDYPNTLELMKKYNNIAMLRTFSKAYGLAGVRIGYIIAPEKLAEQLNVIRPPFNTTRLSEQAALAAFQDQDYLKKIVELNAQEREKFYDVKTPFHIYPSQTNFIFVETDDAKALDNALLKEGIIARAFPNGVRITIGFPEQNKVIRNVLTAFGSQTS